A window of Rufibacter sp. LB8 contains these coding sequences:
- a CDS encoding DUF4385 domain-containing protein encodes MAKNAFPYQLDFKTTNFREHPELYRVGVGEQGVLLVEPYKSEILPHWRFKNVEVATISAQKIYALFEDYLARQDFVGADMARKFLQMGFTRARRYANHKSGRKYKSEEDDSTQGLAYPYSSGSAHKGNDQLPQAKDALTNEKAQAAAIFKNFWFKAKNHPEYLKQKQEFRERYYVK; translated from the coding sequence ATGGCCAAAAACGCATTCCCCTACCAGCTGGACTTCAAGACCACCAATTTCAGGGAACACCCAGAACTGTACCGCGTGGGCGTGGGCGAACAGGGTGTGCTCCTGGTGGAACCGTACAAAAGCGAGATTCTGCCGCACTGGCGCTTCAAGAACGTGGAAGTGGCCACCATTTCTGCCCAAAAGATTTACGCCCTGTTTGAGGACTACTTGGCCCGGCAGGATTTTGTGGGCGCCGACATGGCCCGGAAGTTCCTGCAGATGGGCTTCACCCGCGCGCGCCGCTACGCCAACCATAAAAGTGGCCGCAAATACAAATCTGAGGAAGATGATTCTACCCAAGGCCTGGCCTATCCCTATTCCTCGGGCAGCGCGCACAAAGGCAATGACCAATTACCGCAAGCCAAGGACGCCCTCACCAACGAGAAAGCACAGGCCGCCGCCATCTTCAAAAACTTCTGGTTCAAAGCCAAAAACCATCCGGAATATTTGAAACAGAAGCAGGAATTCAGGGAGAGGTATTACGTAAAATAG
- a CDS encoding glycosyltransferase family 39 protein — protein sequence MFLSSPRFWFWLVVVCNLLYFFLEHEGLYHQDDYSYAKHAYDALQGRFCATGSIFCHRLMVTLPTAAVYAVLGVGPYTTTLYPLLCTLGTYGLLYQTFQKEYPVAISWTLVFLGLFYFLLNTVNYLYPDNLLLFYTTACLLILYKTRGKQQVPWWWAVGLVGLGFCAFLVKETVVYLLPFCLLLAVQDLRKKRLVSFWLVGVGVGIVLLGLYFGFYSQTERGLWWRFEEIEAYSLHLKEGYLNRTSSLALMKRLTYGPLLFFIGTGMAVPLVFLLGCFLAHPEKQQWSLNSAQGYWFWAMVFMLAPLWLGTVSLDHYKPMSLVPRMLHPLLPTFCLSAGFAIQTTGFTKRTLGWLAGLFIMCAFLAYGEMKVYYVPFMLLFAAAWALPRISTLAAFLALPVLVVVQLVRPAYFIWKPSVNNYFAQAQVLDKYLPASTTQTMLLISDPMTTAHLDFFYGFEIPAAIKAVSFQDSLTIQNRQAEKVYLLINNGLLGNPEILGQPTDQELLKPFPGAKLIAQNEKVKLFLLPQKVRP from the coding sequence TTGTTTCTTTCCTCTCCGCGTTTTTGGTTCTGGCTGGTAGTGGTTTGCAACCTCCTGTACTTTTTCCTGGAGCACGAAGGCCTTTACCACCAAGACGATTACTCCTACGCCAAACATGCCTATGACGCCCTGCAGGGCCGGTTTTGTGCTACCGGCTCCATTTTCTGCCACCGGCTCATGGTCACCTTGCCTACGGCTGCCGTGTACGCGGTGTTGGGCGTAGGGCCTTATACCACCACGCTGTACCCTTTGCTCTGCACCTTAGGCACGTACGGCCTGCTCTACCAGACGTTCCAGAAAGAGTACCCGGTCGCTATTTCGTGGACCTTGGTCTTTCTGGGGCTTTTTTATTTTCTCCTGAACACCGTCAATTACCTGTACCCAGACAACCTTCTGCTGTTCTACACCACCGCCTGTCTCCTGATTCTTTATAAAACCAGAGGAAAGCAACAAGTGCCCTGGTGGTGGGCGGTGGGGTTAGTGGGGCTGGGCTTTTGCGCATTTCTGGTGAAGGAGACCGTGGTGTACCTGTTGCCTTTCTGCCTATTGTTGGCCGTGCAGGATCTCAGAAAGAAACGCCTGGTCTCTTTCTGGCTGGTTGGCGTAGGTGTTGGCATAGTTTTGCTTGGCTTGTATTTCGGCTTTTATTCCCAGACGGAAAGAGGCCTGTGGTGGCGCTTCGAGGAGATTGAAGCTTATAGTCTGCATTTGAAGGAAGGCTATCTCAACAGAACGTCTTCACTGGCCCTGATGAAGCGCCTCACCTACGGCCCGCTGCTCTTTTTCATTGGCACCGGCATGGCGGTTCCGTTGGTATTTCTTTTGGGTTGTTTCCTGGCGCATCCTGAAAAGCAGCAGTGGTCATTGAATTCCGCCCAGGGGTACTGGTTTTGGGCGATGGTTTTCATGCTGGCCCCGCTGTGGCTGGGCACGGTGAGTTTGGACCATTACAAGCCTATGAGCCTGGTGCCGCGCATGCTCCACCCTTTACTACCTACTTTCTGCCTCAGCGCGGGGTTTGCTATTCAGACTACGGGTTTTACAAAACGAACTCTGGGTTGGCTTGCAGGTCTGTTTATAATGTGCGCCTTCCTGGCATACGGCGAAATGAAAGTGTACTATGTGCCGTTCATGCTTCTTTTTGCCGCAGCGTGGGCATTGCCGAGAATTAGTACGCTGGCTGCATTCCTTGCTTTGCCCGTGTTAGTGGTGGTGCAGCTGGTACGGCCTGCATATTTTATCTGGAAACCGTCGGTGAACAATTACTTTGCGCAGGCGCAGGTGTTGGACAAGTACTTACCGGCCTCTACTACGCAAACCATGTTGCTGATCTCTGACCCTATGACTACCGCGCATCTGGACTTTTTCTATGGGTTTGAGATTCCTGCTGCCATCAAAGCTGTTTCGTTCCAAGACTCCTTGACCATACAAAACCGGCAGGCAGAAAAAGTGTATCTGCTTATCAACAACGGCCTGCTGGGCAACCCCGAAATTCTGGGCCAACCCACCGATCAAGAACTTCTCAAACCATTCCCCGGAGCCAAACTTATTGCCCAAAATGAAAAAGTGAAGCTTTTCCTCCTTCCCCAAAAAGTCAGGCCATAA